In one Lolium rigidum isolate FL_2022 chromosome 3, APGP_CSIRO_Lrig_0.1, whole genome shotgun sequence genomic region, the following are encoded:
- the LOC124697758 gene encoding hydroxyproline O-galactosyltransferase GALT6-like, giving the protein MRRPLAGTAAGASSRRRALQGCAALFFLAYALFALLLWSPPPLTTLPGAAGSRPLHLDDDAGGRGAPARPARHAHRETLEAAPSGIVSGLDLTRLNSSRAGGGGSLRSVAAEAAASGARVFADLESAALSHPLDEPLDESSRCPHSIVLTGDEFRARGRAVELPCGLTLGSYITVAATPRRAHPERDPKIILLKEGDEPIMVSQFMMELQGLKTVDGEDPPRILHFNPRLRGDWSGKPAIEQNTCYRMQWGTPIRCEGWMSRADEETVDGMVKCEKWIQDERSTESTTSWWLNRLIGRTKKASLDWPYPFVEDRMFLLTLTAGLEGYHVNVDGRHVTSFPYRIGFGLEDATGLSLNGDLDVQSVFAGTLPTTHPSFAPQKHLEMSPIWQAPPLPDEPAEIFIGILSAGNHFAERMAVRKTWMSAAHRSSNVVARFFVALHGRNEVNLELKKEAEFFGDIVIVPFMDSYDLVVLKTVAICEYGVRAVSARYIMKCDDDNFVRIQSVMAEVRKIPSSKSLYIGNMNYRHTPMRDGKWAVTYEEWPEEVYPTYANGPGYVISSDIADSIVSEFTNHKLRLFKMEDVSMGMWVERFNKSKPVVYVHSVKFCQFGCIDDYYTAHYQSPRQMLCLWDKLQAGRPRCCNMR; this is encoded by the exons ATGCGGAGGCCGCTGGCGGGGACGGCGGCgggggcctcctcccgccgccgcgcgctgcAGGGCTGCGCGGCGCTCTTCTTCCTCGCCTACGCGCTCTTCGCGCTGCTCctctggtcgccgccgccgctcaccaCCCTTCCCGGCGCCGCCGGGTCCCGCCCGCTCCAcctcgacgacgacgccggcgggCGGGGCGCGCCGGCGCGgcccgccagacacgcgcacCGGGAGACGCTGGAGGCGGCGCCGTCGGGGATCGTCTCAGGTCTCGACCTGACCCGCCTCAACTCCtctcgcgccggcggcggcggctcgctcCGCAGCGTCGcggccgaggccgccgcctcgggggCCCGCGTCTTCGCGGACCTCGAGAGCGCCGCCCTCTCCCATCCCCTCGACGAGCCGCTCGACGAATCCAGCCGGTGCCCGCACTCGATCGTGCTCACGGGGGACGAGTTCCGGGCGAGGGGCCGGGCCGTGGAGCTGCCGTGCGGGCTCACGCTCGGCTCCTACATCAccgtcgccgccacgccccgcAGGGCGCACCCCGAGCGGGACCCCAAGATCATCCTGCTCAAGGAGGGCGACGAGCCCATCATGGTCTCGCAGTTCATGATGGAGCTGCAGGGACTCAagaccgtcgacggcgaggacccGCCCAGGATCCTGCACTTCAACCCGCGCCTGCGCGGCGACTGGAGCGGCAAGCCCGCCATCGAGCAGAACACGTGCTACCGAATGCAGTGGGGAACGCCGATTCGGTGCGAGGGGTGGATGTCACGCGCCGACGAGGAGACCG TGGATGGGATGGTCAAGTGCGAGAAGTGGATTCAGGACGAAAGGTCCACGGAGTCCACCACCTCATGGTGGCTCAACCGGCTCATCGGCAGGACCAAGAAGGCCTCTCTTGATTGGCCCTACCCATTCGTGGAGGACCGCATGTTTCTTCTCACTCTAACTGCTGGATTGGAGGGCTATCATGTCAATGTCGACGGGCGACACGTGACGTCGTTTCCATACCGAATT GGATTTGGGCTCGAGGACGCCACCGGCTTATCGTTGAATGGGGACCTTGATGTGCAATCGGTGTTCGCGGGGACTTTGCCCACTACGCATCCTAGCTTTGCGCCGCAGAAACACCTCGAGATGTCACCAATCTGGCAAGCCCCTCCCCTACCAGACGAGCCCGCCGAGATCTTCATCGGCATCCTGTCAGCGGGGAACCATTTTGCTGAGCGTATGGCCGTGCGCAAGACATGGATGTCTGCTGCCCACAGGTCCTCCAACGTTGTGGCCCGATTTTTTGTTGCACTG CATGGCAGAAATGAAGTAAACCTGGAGTTGAAAAAGGAGGCGGAATTCTTTGGGGACATTGTTATTGTGCCATTCATGGACAGCTATGATCTGGTTGTTCTAAAGACTGTTGCGATATGCGAATATGGG GTCCGTGCTGTCTCTGCAAGATATATTATGAAGTGTGACGATGATAATTTTGTCAGAATTCAATCAGTAATGGCTGAAGTTAGGAAGATACCGAGCAGTAAAAGTCTCTATATAGGGAACATGAATTATCGCCATACTCCAATGCGTGATGGGAAATGGGCTGTTACTTATGAG GAGTGGCCAGAAGAGGTTTATCCAACATATGCAAATGGTCCTGGATATGTTATATCTTCTGACATTGCAGATTCCATTGTATCAGAATTTACGAACCATAAATTAAGG CTTTTCAAAATGGAAGACGTGAGCATGGGAATGTGGGTGGAGCGTTTCAACAAATCAAAACCTGTTGTATACGTCCACAGTGTCAAGTTCTGTCAATTTGGATGCATAGACGACTACTACACCGCGCATTACCAATCACCGAGGCAGATGCTATGTTTGTGGGACAAGCTGCAGGCTGGGAGACCGCGGTGTTGCAATATGCGATAG
- the LOC124700922 gene encoding BTB/POZ and MATH domain-containing protein 1-like, which yields MEACNTVSTCTPEVAQGKHVFHILGYSKHRGMGNGPKSYIRSGIFTVGGQDWAIRFYPDGNGEACQDYISVYLELWSKNTEVRASCDLRLMDQCTGLSSSVHKTGPRIFSLGAISGFAPLTGKFKRRSEIEESAYLRDDRLTIKCIITVVKKPHVTEARLFPKIDMPPSDMAEHVGRLLEEKEGFDVSFSVGGETVEAHRFVLAMRSPVFKVELYGPMREARKGSRITIEDMQPAVFRALLHFIYTDSLPRKHLEGDDNTEMIRLLLVAADRYAMERLKLVCQSILCEHLNVDNVAATLALADQHSCGKLKDACLEFIEMSDAMDAVVATQGFKDLIVTCPSLVVDALEKRRQFRKA from the coding sequence ATGGAGGCATGTAATACGGTGTCTACGTGCACTCCGGAGGTGGCCCAAGGCAAACATGTGTTCCATATCTTGGGCTACAGCAAGCATAGGGGCATGGGCAACGGCCCCAAGAGCTACATACGGTCCGGGATCTTCACTGTCGGCGGCCAAGACTGGGCCATCCGCTTTTACCCTGATGGCAACGGCGAAGCATGCCAAGATTACATCTCAGTTTATCTCGAGCTTTGGAGCAAGAACACTGAAGTCCGGGCGTCCTGCGACCTGAGGCTGATGGACCAGTGCACCGGCTTGTCGTCTTCAGTGCATAAAACAGGGCCTAGAATTTTCAGTTTGGGGGCTATTAGTGGATTTGCTCCACTGACTGGTAAGTTCAAAAGGCGAAGTGAGATCGAGGAATCTGCATACCTTAGGGATGATCGCCTCACAATCAAATGCATTATCACTGTTGTCAAAAAGCCACACGTAACTGAAGCCAGATTGTTCCCAAAAATCGACATGCCACCATCCGACATGGCTGAGCATGTCGGCAGGCTGCTGGAAGAAAAAGAGGGGTTCGACGTCAGCTTCAGTGTCGGAGGAGAGACTGTCGAAGCGCATCGGTTCGTTCTCGCCATGCGGTCGCCTGTTTTCAAAGTGGAGCTCTACGGGCCGATGAGGGAGGCGAGGAAGGGGAGCCGCATAACCATCGAGGACATGCAGCCTGCTGTTTTCAGGGCACTGCTCCATTTCATCTATACCGATTCTCTGCCTCGCAAGCACCTTGAGGGAGATGACAACACTGAAATGATCCGTCTTCTACTAGTGGCTGCTGACAGATATGCCATGGAGAGGCTCAAGCTGGTTTGCCAAAGCATCCTCTGCGAGCATCTGAACGTGGACAATGTGGCAGCCACACTGGCTTTAGCTGACCAACATAGCTGTGGCAAGCTTAAGGATGCGTGCCTTGAATTTATTGAGATGTCGGATGCAATGGATGCCGTGGTGGCAACCCAAGGCTTCAAGGATCTGATTGTGACTTGCCCATCCCTCGTAGTGGACGCGTTGGAGAAGAGAAGACAGTTCCGTAAAGCATGA